In Cetobacterium sp. 8H, one genomic interval encodes:
- a CDS encoding MerR family DNA-binding transcriptional regulator, producing MKEYLTIGDVSKLKGVSVKSLRYYADLGILVPAYINKETGYRYYKPHQLIIVDLICFCIGLDIPLKNFHNYIKENNVIDVENIIADGRVITQQKIAELTRNLCNIESASKYLTVNQEINNHIKQYSHNYNERFFLVKPWNHNCTDMSNFITQITNLYQKSKSYNLKITYNHGILRHFHKKGNESFIFLEVNKPDVLTSDFMIIPKGIYACEFFFNENIFKAEEKYFKSNQFSNGSLVITREVYQAKIESYTTPFEVQVFTLQ from the coding sequence ATGAAGGAATATTTAACAATAGGAGATGTATCTAAACTAAAGGGGGTTAGCGTGAAATCACTACGCTATTATGCTGATCTTGGTATACTAGTGCCAGCGTATATAAATAAAGAAACAGGTTATCGATATTACAAACCCCATCAGCTTATAATTGTAGATTTAATCTGCTTTTGCATTGGCTTAGATATTCCCCTTAAAAATTTTCATAACTACATTAAAGAAAATAATGTTATTGATGTGGAAAATATTATTGCCGATGGTAGGGTAATTACTCAACAAAAAATTGCAGAGTTGACCAGAAACTTATGTAATATCGAAAGTGCTTCTAAATATCTTACAGTAAATCAAGAAATTAATAACCATATAAAACAATACTCACATAACTATAATGAGCGATTTTTTCTTGTAAAACCATGGAATCATAATTGTACAGATATGAGTAATTTTATTACACAGATAACTAATCTGTATCAAAAATCAAAAAGTTATAATTTAAAAATTACATACAATCATGGTATTTTAAGACACTTCCACAAAAAAGGAAATGAAAGTTTTATTTTTTTAGAGGTTAATAAGCCTGATGTACTAACCAGTGATTTTATGATTATACCTAAAGGCATCTATGCATGTGAGTTTTTTTTTAATGAGAATATCTTTAAGGCAGAAGAAAAATATTTTAAAAGCAACCAGTTTTCTAATGGTAGCCTGGTCATAACTCGAGAAGTTTATCAAGCAAAGATCGAAAGCTATACAACGCCCTTT